A region from the Lolium perenne isolate Kyuss_39 chromosome 4, Kyuss_2.0, whole genome shotgun sequence genome encodes:
- the LOC127292996 gene encoding zinc finger BED domain-containing protein RICESLEEPER 2, with translation MADEAGNDSQVVQGNETVDPSNEAGHEDEMIQGNELVQVDEMTQGDEMGQGEELTQGEELLHGHELAIAEVATPPTTRRRKKKSLVWEHFTIEDAAGGATRACCKLCKQTFAYSSGSKIAGTSHLKRHITLGSCPKIKSQEHKIALASTIGTDNDGDGTVERRSKRRYRYTGYANASFDQDRSCSYLAKMIILHDYPLHIVQQPTFTAFIDSLQPRFRVADVDTMEVEVYAVYQKEKEGLLQALSSMPGRISLTIGLWTTSQTLGYVSLAGQFIDSEWKLHRRMLNFMMVSSPHSENALSEAISASLTDWSMKDKLFTITLDNDCSSHDIYSANLRDHLSSKNDLSLKGQLFVVRCYAHILNAVAQDVIASIHGVIYNIRESIKFIKASPNREEKFAEIALQLEIPSTKTLCLDVTTQWNTTYLMLLAALDYKQAFTQLETCDDNYNEAPSFEDWKKVEAACNYLRLLYDSAHSIMAAGNPTSNIFFHEAWKLQLELANASGHEDPVFSTIAKDMHERFDKYWKDCNLVLAVAVVMDPRFKMKLVEFSYSKIYGVEAAKYVKVVNDAVHELFKDYVAQPLPEQGATNHAAANGNNTHANHPSTGDGLLDFDMYLSEIATSQPSKSELEQYLDESLTPRIQEFDILNWWKLNTLKFPTLSRMARDILAIPMSMATNGSSIFSAGTGTRMLDDYRSSLRPEIVEALVCAKDWLPYSTTAPEAPSSGLLGKME, from the coding sequence ATGGCTGATGAAGCTGGCAATGACAGTCAGGTGGTCCAAGGTAATGAGACTGTTGACCCAAGTAATGAGGCAGGCCATGAGGATGAAATGATCCAAGGCAATGAGTTGGTCCAAGTTGATGAAATGACTCAAGGTGATGAGATGGGTCAAGGTGAGGAGTTGACACAGGGCGAAGAGTTGCTCCATGGGCATGAATTGGCCATCGCTGAGGTGGCCACCCCTCCAACCACGAGGCGCAGGAAAAAGAAGTCCCTAGTGTGGGAGCACTTCActattgaggatgctgctggaggGGCCACTCGGGCATGCTGTAAACTGTGCAAGCAAACCTTTGCTTACAGCTCTGGTTCAAAAATTGCAGGGACCAGCCATCTCAAGAGGCACATCACCTTGGGTTCCTGTCCTAAGATAAAAAGCCAAGAGCATAAGATAGCACTGGCTTCAACAATTGGAACTGACAATGACGGTGATGGTACCGTGGAGAGGCGGTCTAAGAGGCGTTACAGATATACTGGTTATGCAAATGCGTCTTTTGATCAAGACCGCAGTTGTTCCTACCTGGCAAAGATGATCATTTTGCATGACTACCCACTCCACATTGTTCAGCAGCCAACCTTCACTGCTTTCATTGATAGTCTGCAGCCCCGTTTCAGGGTTGCTGATGTCGACACAatggaggtggaggtgtatgctgttTATCAAAAAGAAAAAGAGGGTCTCTTGCAAGCATTGAGCAGTATGCCTGGAAGGATCAGCCTCACTATTGGATTGTGGACAACTAGTCAAACTCTTGGCTATGTTTCACTTGCTGGGCAGTTCATTGACTCCGAATGGAAGTTACATAGAAGAATGCTTAACTTCATGATGGTGTCTTCTCCTCATTCAGAGAATGCACTCAGTGAAGCTATTAGTGCAAGTCTTACTGACTGGAGTATGAAGGATAAGCTATTTACCATCACATTGGATAATGATTGCTCATCGCATGATATCTACAGTGCGAATCTGAGAGACCATCTCTCCAGTAAGAATGACCTCTCGCTTAAGGGGCAGCTATTTGTTGTGAGGTGCTATGCCCACATCCTGAATGCAGTTGCACAAGATGTCATTGCTTCAATCCATGGTGTCATCTACAATATCCGCGAAAGCATAAAGTTCATAAAAGCTTCTCCTAATCGCGAGGAAAAGTTTGCTGAGATTGCTCTGCAGCTGGAGATCCCCAGTACCAAGACCCTTTGTCTGGATGTTACAACCCAGTGGAACACCACCTATTTGATGCTCTTGGCTGCCTTGGATTATAAGCAGGCTTTCACTCAACTAGAAACATGTGATGATAACTACAATGAAGCACCTTCATTTGAGGACTGGAAAAAAGTTGAGGCTGCCTGCAACTACTTGAGGCTGCTGTATGACTCAGCTCACAGCATAATGGCAGCGGGAAACCCAACCTCAAacatttttttccatgaagcttggaAACTTCAGCTGGAGCTGGCAAATGCTTCAGGACATGAAGATCCAGTTTTCAGTACCATTGCCAAAGATATGCATGAGAGGTTTGACAAGTACTGGAAGGATTGCAACCTCGTGTTAGCTGTTGCTGTTGTGATGGATCCGCGTTTTAAGATGAAACTTGTTGAGTTCAGTTACTCAAAGATTTATGGCGTCGAGGCTGCAAAGTATGTTAAGGTGGTAAATGATGCAGTGCATGAGCTTTTTAAGGACTATGTAGCACAGCCACTCCCTGAGCAAGGAGCAACTAATCATGCAGCTGCCAATGGGAATAACACCCATGCAAATCATCCTTCAACTGGTGATGGTCTTCTAGACTTTGATATGTATCTTTCTGAGATTGCCACAAGCCAGCCCTCAAAATCTGAACTAGAGCAGTACCTGGATGAATCCCTCACTCCGCGTATCCAAGAGTTTGACATTCTGAACTGGTGGAAGCTTAACACACTCAAGTTCCCAACGCTCTCGAGGATGGCACGTGATATCTTGGCAATTCCCATGTCCATGGCGACCAACGGCAGCTCTATATTTTCTGCAGGAACAGGAACCCGCATGCTTGATGATTACAGAAGCTCGCTCCGTCCGGAAATCGTGGAGGCGCTTGTCTGCGCGAAGGACTGGCTTCCGTATTCGACCACTGCACCAGAGGCGCCAAGTTCTGGGCTGCTTGGCAAGATGGAGTAG
- the LOC127346905 gene encoding zinc finger BED domain-containing protein RICESLEEPER 2 yields MGEPNGIENAMVHDNEMAVGEEMIHGNEMADGNEMIHGDEMVQGNEMVHGDEMIHDDEMIHGNEMIQVEDMIHGNEMIHVNDMVNGDEMAHGHELVSAEVTPPTLTRRRRKKSLVWEHFTIEPVPGERGCQRACCNLCKATFAYSSGTKIAGTSHLKRHITLGSCPMIKNQERKMALNSAGGMTDNDGEGTAERPTKRRYRYTGFANATFDQDRSSSYLAKLIILHDYPLHIVQQPAFTALTESLQPRFRVADVDTMEGEVYAVYQKGKESLLQSLSSMPGRISLTIGLWTTSQTLGYVSLAGQFIDMDWKVHRRMLNFMMVSSPHSENALSEAISSSLTDWNLKDKLFTITLDNDCSSHDIYSANLRDHLSNKNNLMLKGQLFVVRCYANILNAVAHDVIASIHGVIYNIRESIKFIKASSAREERFAEIALQLEIPSTKTLCLDVTTQWNTTYLMLLAALDYRQAFTTLETCDDNYNESPSAEDWKRVEAACNYLKFLYDSAHSIMAAANPTSNLFFHEAWKLQLELSNAITHEDQVFSSIAKEMHERFDKYWKDCNLVLAIAVVMDPRFKMKLVEFSYSKIYGVEAAKYVKVVDDALHDLYKDYVAQPLASTGEANKNAPANNNTAAAPSTGDGLLDFDMYLSEIAISQPSKSELEQYLDEALTPRIQDFEIVDWWKLNTLKFPTLSKMARDILAIPMSMVSSGGSIFSAATTGSRMLDDYRSSLRPEIVEALFCAKDWLQYAPPPPAEAPGSAGVKLE; encoded by the coding sequence ATGGGTGAACCAAACGGCATTGAAAATGCAATGGTACATGACAATGAGATGGCTGTTGGTGAGGAGATGATACATGGCAATGAAATGGCTGATGGTAACGAGATGATCCATGGTGATGAGATGGTTCAAGGGAACGAGATGGTTCATGGAGACGAGATGATTCATGATGACGAGATGATCCATGGTAATGAGATGATTCAAGTCGAGGACATGATCCATGGCAATGAGATGATTCATGTTAACGACATGGTCAATGGCGATGAGATGGCCCATGGTCATGAGTTGGTCAGTGCTGAGGTGACTCCACCAACCTTAACAAGACGCCGGAGAAAGAAATCACTTGTGTGGGAGCACTTTACTATTGAACCTGTGCCTGGTGAGAGGGGATGCCAACGAGCATGCTGCAACCTATGCAAGGCAACCTTTGCATACAGTTCTGGTACAAAAATTGCAGGTACTAGCCATCTCAAGAGGCACATCACACTTGGTTCATGTCCCATGATAAAAAACCAAGAGAGGAAGATGGCTCTGAATTCAGCTGGAGGAATGACCGACAATGATGGTGAGGGTACCGCAGAACGTCCTACTAAGAGGCGTTACAGATACACTGGCTTTGCGAATGCTACATTTGATCAAGACCGTAGCAGCTCATATTTGGCGAAGCTGATCATTTTGCATGACTACCCACTTCATATTGTTCAACAGCCAGCCTTCACAGCTTTGACCGAGAGCCTGCAGCCACGTTTCAGGGTCGCAGACGTTGATACAATGGAGGGAGAGGTGTATGCTGTTTACCAGAAAGGAAAAGAaagcctactgcaatcattgagcAGTATGCCTGGAAGGATCAGCCTCACCATAGGATTGTGGACAACTAGTCAGACTCTTGGCTATGTTTCACTTGCAGGGCAGTTTATTGACATGGACTGGAAAGTGCATCGAAGAATGCTCAACTTCATGATGGTGTCTTCTCCCCATTCAGAAAATGCACTTAGTGAAGCTATTAGCTCAAGCCTAACAGACTGGAATTTGAAGGACAAGCTATTCACCATCACATTGGATAATGATTGCTCATCCCATGATATCTACAGTGCAAATCTGAGAGATCATCTCTCCAATAAGAACAACCTCATGCTTAAGGGCCAGCTGTTTGTTGTGAGGTGCTATGCCAATATCCTCAATGCAGTTGCACATGATGTGATTGCTTCAATTCACGGTGTGATCTATAATATCCGCGAAAGCATAAAATTCATTAAAGCTTCTTCTGCCCGAGAGGAGAGGTTTGCTGAGATTGCTCTGCAGCTGGAGATCCCCAGCACCAAGACCCTGTGCCTTGATGTTACAACACAGTGGAATACCACTTACCTTATGCTGCTTGCTGCCTTGGATTATAGGCAGGCGTTCACCACACTAGAGACATGTGATGATAACTACAATGAGTCACCTTCTGCGGAGGACTGGAAGAGGGTGGAGGCTGCCTGCAACTATCTGAAGTTTCTCTATGATTCTGCACATAGCATCATGGCAGCAGCAAATCCAACTTCAAACTTATTTTTCCATGAGGCGTGGAAACTTCAGCTAGAACTTTCAAATGCCATAACCCATGAAGATCAAGTTTTTAGTAGCATCGCCAAAGAGATGCACGAGAGGTTTGACAAGTACTGGAAGGACTGCAACCTTGTTCTGGCTATTGCTGTTGTCATGGACCCTCGTTTCAAGATGAAACTTGTGGAGTTCAGCTACTCTAAAATCTATGGCGTGGAGGCAGCGAAGTATGTTAAGGTGGTGGATGATGCTCTTCATGACCTTTACAAGGATTATGTTGCACAGCCCCTTGCCTCGACAGGGGAAGCCAATAAAAATGCGCCTGCCAATAACAATACGGCAGCTGCACCTTCTACTGGGGATGGACTTCTAGACTTTGACATGTATCTTTCAGAGATTGCAATAAGCCAGCCCTCAAAATCTGAGCTGGAGCAGTACTTGGACGAAGCCCTGACGCCTCGCATCCAAGACTTTGAGATTGTGGACTGGTGGAAGCTTAACACCCTTAAGTTTCCGACGCTGTCGAAGATGGCCCGTGATATCCTGGCCATCCCTATGTCTATGGTGAGCAGCGGCGGCTCCATATTTTCAGCGGCGACGACAGGAAGCCGGATGCTTGATGACTATAGAAGCTCACTGCGTCCTGAAATTGTGGAGGCGCTGTTCTGTGCAAAAGACTGGCTACAGTatgcgccgcctcctcctgcaGAAGCTCCTGGATCTGCTGGGGTGAAGCTGGAGTAA
- the LOC127292998 gene encoding STS14 protein, giving the protein MAPQSRHRATAAACFLVLLALCAAPAYGGRALPAASKGAASKAQAAANATAGDEFLAPHNKARAAVSVAPLRWSADLATAAATTTSQQQLNKNCAFADMAASPYGANQGWASYRARPAEVVASWVDQGRYYTHANNSCVAGKQCGTYTQVVWRRTAQLGCAQASCASGATLTLCLYDPHGNVQGQSPY; this is encoded by the coding sequence ATGGCTCCCCAGAGCCGCCACCGCGCGACGGCCGCGGCGTGCTTCCTCGTGCTCCTCGCTCTGTGTGCTGCGCCGGCCTACGGCGGCCGCGCGCTGCCGGCAGCAAGCAAGGGCGCGGCGAGCAAGGCGCAGGCGGCGGCCAACGCGACGGCGGGGGACGAGTTCCTGGCGCCGCACAACAAGGCGCGCGCGGCCGTCAGCGTGGCACCGCTGCGGTGGAGCGCCGAcctggcgacggcggcggcgacgaccacGTCCCAGCAGCAGCTGAACAAGAACTGCGCGTTCGCGGACATGGCCGCGAGCCCCTACGGCGCGAACCAGGGGTGGGCGAGCTACCGCGCGCGCCCGGCGGAGGTGGTGGCGTCGTGGGTGGACCAGGGGAGGTACTACACCCACGCCAACAACAGTTGCGTTGCCGGCAAGCAGTGCGGCACGTACACGCAGGTGGTGTGGCGGCGCACCGCCCAGCTCGGGTGCGCGCAGGCCAGCTGCGCCTCCGGCGCCACGCTCACGCTCTGCCTCTACGACCCGCACGGCAACGTGCAGGGACAGAGCCCCTACTAG